In the Glycine max cultivar Williams 82 chromosome 19, Glycine_max_v4.0, whole genome shotgun sequence genome, tcgcTCATGGCATTCATCATCGAAATGGCGGAGGAGGAATACAGTGAACAACGAGAAATTGTTGAGATGTCCATCTGATTTGATTgccttctcccttttcctttGGTCAGCCCAACGTCGCCGCCACGACACCATCGCCTTCGATCGCATCGTGACTGTGCTCCATCGGCTCACTCACCGCTACGACACTGTTCCATCCATTCTCTCTCACTTGGAGACCATCGGCTGTGCCTCTCTCACAAACCCTGTATCTCAGTCGGTGTTGTTGAGGATTTACTCGTGTGCGGGTATGTATGTGATGCTCTTGAAGGGTTATCACCACTTGCAAGCCTCTTACGCTTTTGTCCCCGATACCTTTGCTCATAATTTGGTCATGGACGCTCTCTTTAGGGTCGGTCACTCCCATCTCGCTCTCaccctcactctctctctcttcaaccACACTCATCCCCCTAATTTCTTCACCTTCCACATTTCTCTCCTCCATATTTCCAAACTAAACAACAACAATCTCAATCTCAACCTCCCTAACATCGCTCGTATGCTCAGACTTATGCTCTAGGCCAACTATTCTCCCTCTCCTCTCACCAGCTCCTCGCTCTCATGACCGCTCTCGAGATCAATTTCTCTATCAATATTTGGACCATTCTCATCCATAACTACTGTAAATTCGGCCGCCTTTGTCTTGCTACCAACCTCTTCCATAATATGCTTCAAACTGGTTGTTCTCCAATGTTGTGACATATACCACCTTATTTAAGGCTTGTATCCAATCCAACATGCCAACCCCTGCTTTTCGCTTGTTCAATGTCTTGTGATTGTTGTAGTATGGCCAAAAGATTGTTGCTTTCATGCAATAATTTGTTTTTCGCAGATAGTTTGCACAAAAGAAAGATGGCAGAAAAGTAGTTGTATTGTTTATGGATCTAGTCTCTTCCATATATTATCTTGATATAAGTTGAAATGAGATGGTGAGAAAAAGTCTACAGAAAGGTATAATCTTTCTAGATACATTATACTAGTTTATAATGGAAGCTTTGATTACTTTTTTCAATATCTGTGGAAAAAATGAGAATTGTTGGCAgtattttttatgctttcacTATCTTGTGTTACATCAGATTGTGTACTTTGTCACATTGTTCATATATGATGGTGCAAAGGATACCTTTGGTATTACAATCTTCATTGGCGTCGGTCTCTTTTAGGTACAGACTGAATTTATTTGTCACGAATAAGTTATCTTCATCATCTTGGATGGTTCCTTAATGCTTATATCTGCTTCAAgactataataatttgaaaatggtgTCGTCAAGCTGCTAACAGGGTTGTTGCATTTTTGTTTGCTACTTTGCTCTTAACACTCCTATACTGATGCCGGTGTATTTGGGAATAATGTACTTCTCTTTGTTATGGAGCAAATTTTCATGATATTTGCATAGAAAAACGTAATGGAAAATCCTCCATCTTTCCAAACTAAACAACAACAATCTCAATGACCAAATTATGAGCAAAGGTATCGGGGACAAAAGCATAAGAGGCTTGCAAGTGGTGATAAGCCTTCAAGAGCATCACATACATACCCGCACACGAGTAAATCCTTAACAACACCGACTGAGATACAACGTTTGTGAGAGAGGCACAACCGATGGTCTCCAAGTGAGAGAGAATGGCTGGAACGGTGTTGTAGCGGTGAGTGAGCCGACGGAGCACAGTCACGATGCGATCGAAGGCGAATGAGTCGTGGCAGCGGCGTTGGGCTGACCAAAGGAAAAGGGAGAGGGCAATCAAATCAAATAGACATCTCGACAATGTCTCATTGTTCACTGTATTCCTCCTCCACCATTTCAATGATGAATGCCATGAgcgacacaaacacaaacacccTTCCACTGCTATTCTATGAGTTCTTCTATACCTCATCCCTGTTCCCTTTGATGTCGAAATcaaatcaattcaattcaaaaccCTAATGAAACTGACTAACCCAGAGCAAAGAAAGATGGGGGCACGGACAACAGTTAGAACATACAGATAAGAGCACATAGCATCACTTACATCAAAAGTGGGATCACTCACTTCAAACCTTACTTCACAAGATCTTATCGCATTGAAAATCCGTATGGGGTAGTTATGAACGGAAGCACTGGTGTTAAGTCTAAAGTAGAAGTCGAAAGAGTACGTAGGAGTAGGCTAGAAGCCGGCGCGTCTTCATTTTGGTAATTCCTCGCCAACGGAATGAATATAACCTAGGGGAATGGAAATCATCGCTGCTTACCCCATTCGTTCTTCTTTTAAgaataaatgtaattttgatcccttataattttacatttgtaattttggttccatattttttaatcaagacTTTTATTCCcttatattagaaaaataaatcattatgaGTTAACGTGAGACTTATAtagttaattgataaaaaattaaataaaataaaaaatcctaataGCAATTTTGctcataattatttattcttaaacAAGACAATAAACTTATTTGtcttatttgattaattatatttttttatctgtcttatttaattaattatatttttttatctgtattATTAGTCtagagttattatttttttctcaaattattaaaatttataaattaaaaaatatttaatatataaatattttttaattttacgttAATAAttagactaaaaataatttctatattaaaatcaattttaaaaatgtgtaaataatttacataatgatttattaattttaactatagactagtaaaagaaaaatatgtaaattattcaaaataaaaacatataaaatgatataaattaaattataaatatttatatattaattataaatttttataatttgaaaaaaaaattaataactcttcaaatggtacatagagaataataataataataatacagcTAGATAAACGAAGTAAGTATGCTAGTGATATTTTGTTGAGAAGTAatttatgttgatttttttttttaaaaataaatttaattatttaataaatatattttttttagttttttaagttttatttaatattttctatcttttttatttaatattttatatatatattttaatattttcttatttaatttattttatgtatatttttggatattattttatttaatatatttttatattttttaatattattttatttaatatactttgtataattgcattatttttttccctttacaACACAAATCAAATCTCTTAacgttattaaaaaaactatataaaatattaaatatacaaaatatattgaaaaaaaaacaatattaaaacatatataattaattcgCCATGAAAATCACAACAGTTTtggctttgaaaaaaaatattatccctTCCCCTTTTTTCATAAATGATCTCCTTATTGACACTCTGATAGTCTCTAATTGCATATTCCgtaaaatatatgttaaattaattaaaaacaatcattagtaataaataaataaaataaaatacagaaaaatgtgTAAGAAtgagttgaaacaaaaataattgataataagTACATAAAATGACAGGAGAATATGCACCAaagttattgttattgatggAAGCACCTTTGATCAAAACTGTAGAAAGAATGGATAATACAATGATATCGAAATaatatgaagaaatttttttttatcataacattttcttttcctgTTTTGTAACATTGACATgagcaaaattaacaaaaactttATCATTTTTACAATCTGTTTAAAACTTTAACCTGCATTAAGGTTGTTATATGAAGAAGTGCAATGAGGTAAGGAAGGAGATGTTGTGGTATCATGTACGAAAAAGGGTTATGTTGTCAGAGGTAAGTcgctgttgttgttgtattgttAGGAAAATCATCAGTTACTTACATTTCTTATAAGGTAGAAAGATTACAACGAAGCATGTAGATGGACATACATACAGAAAGAGAGAATCAAAATGAATCAAAGGAGAGGAAAGATATCCACCCACTACCGCTAGTTAAGTCACGTAAATAAAACATCTAACGCAATTCCCCTGTCTGAATGATTTCCATATGCGCGTGCATATCTGTCTCCTGAATTGTAAGCTCAGGCATCTTAGAGACTTCCCAGCAATCTTTTTAAAGCCCAAATGCCAACAGCTCCCCCTTCAGAGGGCTCCCCAGTCCGTAATGTTGAGCAAAACCAAACACCCAGTTTCCATTGGAGTCGCGAAGAACCCCACCATCCCCCATTACATCATGACTCAACCATTCATCTTCGTATGAGGATTACAATAGGAGTCTTAGCACAAAAGATATCCAGTTCAGTAGCTGTTCTTCTCACTAATTTACATACATAATGAATATTCCACCTGCTAGAACCCATTCTTTATTATCTTTGCAAGTCAGAATTCTCCTAGACTGGAACCCAAGTCGCCGCCAGACTTCTTTCGAGTGTGGGCAATCCCTCGAGGCATGTAGAATGTTCTCCTTCGGTGCAGAGCTGCAAAGGGAGATAGATTGCAAGCAAAACGCTTGTTGTTGGTTGGCAATGCAGCACAAAAAGCTTGCCAAAGGAAGAACCGGATTTTCTCTTGAGCAGCAACACGCCATATCCTCTTCCAGATTGGGTTAGCCGCATCATAACATCAGCCCCCATAGGAGTAGTAGGGACTGGAACCTAATTTCATCAATCACAATTTGAGTACCTGAAATGAGATTGTCTTACGCCCGAACGAGGTCCAAATCCCTCTTTCAGTTCACCAACTCCCTTCTGAATACTTCTCCAGATATAGGAGGCATCCCGAGATCATCTCTACCAAAAACTTGCCAGGGTCTGGTTGGGCCCACTTGTAGGATTTAAGATATAAAGTGGGTTTTAGGATAAAGGAAAGAAAGGGACGGTTGTAATGTTAATTGAAGATGTTGGTTATGTTGGTAAATatctgtgttttaatttaaaatttataaatatatatattaattttattttataaaataatatttattttagattctctttaaattttgttttaatgagtcaaactagtttgttatatttgttgtgACAACTGTAGGTTGGTTTTTTAATGGTCATATTTTtaacggtcatattttgttgttgcaaaatgcctatatatatttttttcctcttttctagaAATGACAGACTGAGAGTTCTGGTTTCTTTCTGCCAaaaatttatctctttcttttcctatacaaaacttaatttttgtgagagcaagagcattagtgttcataaggttcggggatcctttcgctgcacacgatcggaaccaacgggttgtcgtatcttgggagaggagcgcaatAAGAATTTCTTATCTGTGCAGTgggggcgttttctctctaaggatagcgtttatgcgcttcaacccaggctatatctttctttccttaatttttttttcttgtgcttattgtatgttataatgcattattcatgtgctgttaattaaatttaattcgctactgctattttgttatttaattcaagactgtgcatcttcttcatatttattttctttcattttttattttattttccaacagtCTTAGAAAGAAAACTGTTTTAGAGAGAAAATGTtttatactttcttcttgcatagtcttTTCTACAGTAGCATGATGTTGTATCAAAATATCTATAATGGATATGATTGAGTTCCTTTCGAGTAAGCAtgaaaaattaatggatgaaaATACAATGCATTATGttccattaaattttttttattatattatttatttcctgaaattttaaattagtatgagattgttgaaaaatattttccttgtcaattgtatttttgtttaagataaaatgcttttagaattagtttatgtGAAAAACTAAAAGCATCCCACTAATTTTTATTCCTATATGTTAGGAACCAATGTTTTACTTGGTCAATTTCCTTTGTGAACGttacaaatatttaatgttaggAAGTTTGttcgatttttattttctgtttcttaacattatttttgtaaatattttgttgttacaCGTTAGTGACTGATTGCTTCTATATATGTAGCTTTTTgctgtaataataataaacatgtgaaaatataacacacaaaaacaataaaataaacattttggtGAAACTTTATATTCTGCATGTCGTATTCTTAATAGAGtaccttattaaaaaaaaatctttatgagctatggagaaaaagagaaccaaatctgaaatattttaaagtgtgggggtgtctagtaaatgttaatatgtctattaataagaaaaggaaattttgaaaaaaaaaatatgttaattgtattttgttggatATTGTTTACATAATATTACTTATAGATTCTTAGTTGTTAATTCAGAAGTGACTGAAATTTCTAATGTTACTATTATGCAATCTAGAGATGTCACTTTCTTTGAAaatctttttccttaaaaaataaattgttaaatctttatatggtttgaaacaagccccaaAGCAATGACACACAAGTTTGATCAAGTTATTCTTTcgtatgattttcaaattaatgatagtgataaatgtgtgtatgtgaaatttttttttatgataacgaatgtgtcattttatgtttgaatctggatgacatattgatatttggtagtaacatgcatttcataaatgatgtgaagtCCTTATTGTTTAAGAAACTTTGACATAAAAGACCTTGGTCAAGTAGATGTGATTTTGGGAATTaagcttataaagaaaaatgatggcATGAGTTTTACCAAATCTTATTATGTTGAAAAGCTattgaagaagtttaattattttgatgagaAACATGTTTTTACTCCTTATGACTCTTATCTatcaagttaaagaaaaatttgagtaaaGGATTTTCTTCACGTAAATATTCTCAAAGTATCGGTTCTTTGTTGCATTTGACAAACTTCTCTAGGCCTGACATTGCATATGCAGTTGGTAGATTAGGAAGGTATACTAATAATCCTGATCATTCTCATTGGATTGCATTATAAAGAGTTTTTAGATACTTAAAAGGAACCATCAATTATGGCATTCATTATACATGTTTTCCTGCAGTAATTGAGGGGTTTAGTAATGCAAATTGGATTTCTGATTCTGatgaaacaaaatcaataaGTGGTTATGTTTTTACTTTAGCTGGTGGTGCAGTATCATGGAAATCTGTTaaacaaactattatttcaCGTTCTACTATGGAAGCAGAAATTATTGCTTTAGATACTGCTACTAGTGAGGCTGAGTTTCTTAAAAAGTTGTTATGTGATCTACCATTGTTGAATAAGCCTATACCTCCAATTCCAATGCATTGTGATAATCAAATTGCTATATCTAAAGGGACTagcaaaattttaatgaaaaagaagacacttaagagtgagacataagtctataagaaatttgatttctcatgatgtcatttctcttgactttgtcaggtcaaaaaataatattgcggATCTGCTTACAAAAAGGTTGACATGTCAACAAGTATTTGAGTCGTCGAGGGGAATGAGATTAAAGCCCATTATTTAGTTGCAACAATGGACACCCGTCTCCGTGTGATTGGTGATCCCATGAATGAAGTTCAACGGGTAACAacgaaattgtttgttgactaaagtacaccaaaatgaaatttggcGGAGTTGTTCcgtttctcattcctatgacgaggtgtattataaattgtggcaatattaaggttgaggtatttatatatgtgtatttttggtataaaaaaaaaacaaaatacctcttaatgaatccgatgacaattattgtaggggtgAGGGTCACAACTcactctttgaggattcacctagtgagtgtggTGGTGGGGCCGCCACTGTGAGATATGGGCTAATCTCTAAAGGACACTCACGAAACAAGATACAAGCGCAAGGCCGTGTAACGCGCTACCACTGATTAGAACCTAATTGAACGCCAATATTGTAGGGGTTGTGTACTAAAGTCCGGTTAAAGAAtatgtagttcaagacaatcaagtcactacatttttctcggatggaagttcataaacactaggtataaggctcaaacccggaaggttccttataccgaaatataatatcacatgctctttctcttatgtttttatacaaattatcttttagaaaatattttttaaaattttaaattatgtgggggaatgttggtaaatatttgtgttttaatttaaaatttataaatatatatattaattttattttataaaataatatttattttagattctctttaaattttattttaatgagtcaaactagtttgttatatttgttgtgacaactgtaggttggtttttcaacggtcatatttctaacggtcatattttgttgttgcaaaatgcctatatatatctctttcctCTTTTCTAGAAATGACAGACTGAGAGTTCTGGTTTCTTTCTGCCAaaaatttatctctttcttttcctatacaaaacttaatttttgtgagagcaagagcattggtgttcataaggttcggggatcctttcgctgcatacgatcggaaccaacgggttgtcgtatcttgggagaggagcgcaatcagaatttcttacctgtgcagtgggggcgttttctctctaagaatagcgtttacgcgcttcaacccagactatatctttcttcccttaattttttttcttgtgcttattgtatgttataatgcattattcatgtgctgttaattaaatttaattcgctactgctattttgttatttaattcaagactgtgcatcttcttcatatttattttctttcattttttattttattttccaacaggTTAAAATTCACACAAATTGCTTTGTCCCAGTTGTGTTCCCAGTTCGACTGGCACACAAGATTGACTTGAGTAAGTGCGTGGTGTTATTGACGCATCCATCATTTGAAGTGGATaatgataaaagaagaagatcaaATTGGCGTTGTGGTCGTGGTTCGGAGGAATGGGAAGTGCAGGAAGCTTGTAGGGCCGTTTCAAGTTATCTTGGAGAATTGGGAGTGTCGTTGGAGGATTCGGTGTGGATGGCGTCAAAGTCACCGGAGTACGTGAAGATGTTGGTGGAAGGTGTGAGGGATTTGGAGCAGTGGCATGAGTGGGATGCAGGCCTAAGCTTCAGGGACAAGATTCTTCATATCGCCCCTCAAAAAGGGGACAAGGGCAAAGTTGCCTACTTAGAGACTCTgggcttctctctctcttcctctatGAACATCGCCAGATATTTCTCCGCTGACACTCTCACCCTTCCATCTCTCATGCACAAGGTTACTCGTATCAAGCAACTATTGTTCTTTTCTCCCTCTCCCGACCACCACTTGCTTCTTATCAAAAACATTCCCCTCATGATGCGCCACCTCTCTATTTCCGTTGACCAAGACCTGCAACAcactctctccttttttttttaaaagctccAAGCAAAGCCTGTTTGTCTTGCCGCCATCTTGGCTTCCCAACATGCCTCTTTCCATTGCTTAATCGAATCATTTCCTCGTCTTCTTCAGTTATCAGTGGACAACCACTTCACACCCATACTCCATTTCCTCGTCTCCTTAATAAATTGCTATTGTTTGATTTTGCAGATGGACCTGGCTGATAAAGATTATGCTAAGCTGTTGCTAAAATATCCCTGGCTTCTATCTACAAGTATTCAAGACAACAGTGCTAAATTCAATATCAGCTATGCTCCACAGTCCAAATGCATTAAGAAAACGAGAATGCAGAAGAGAGTTGACGCTTGTATGGAGTAATAATACCAATTCTTCCACCAACAAATTCAGCTGGGTACCTTAGGAGACATTCACCGTTTTGTAAGCAAGCATCATCACAGAAAGGTAAGAGAAACAGACAGTAAatttgaaccttttcttgaaaaaCCTTAGTACTTCAACTGCAGCATCTGCTTCCTGTTCATTACAAAGCGACATTACACCAGAGTTTTTTCCCTGAATCTCCTGGCCATCAATGATATCATAGAATACATATGGCCCAAGACCCTTGGTTTGATGAAATGGTGCTGATTTGTTAGACATTTGGTTGCCATTCAGTAATTTGTTGTCATAGAAATGCAATGAAGGGAACTTGCAAATCTCTGGATGCATTCTATGATGCCATTATGAGAAAAACCATAGAGGGATTCAGCTTTAAATCATAAAACAGGACAATGTAAACATATAACACTCCAAGCCTACCAAAACACACGTTTATATATCTTAAGATTTAAGAATATTATAGAGTATGTTAGAAATCATCTCTTGGGATTAGTTTccctattttcttaatttacttGTTTTCTAACATTTTATGATTTGTGTTAGAACTGATAACAGAGaaacaaatatattatgaattttCTTGAGTGTACCAATGCCAAAACAATTCATAAGAAAACAATAAAGATACCACTACTTCCTTAGATGCATTGAACCTAACTATACCATGTATCTAGGCTACTtggaaaaataacattaaagaaactcaTATCtcctaaaatattcttatttccaACAATTTAATTCCGTATTTAGTTAGGATTATTAGCATAAATATGAGTGAGTACATTAGACTAGAAATTCTTGCCACCAACTCATCCACTGCAGCATTAGATTGAGCACAGATAAGCACTCTTTGTCTCTCTCAGAGATGCTTGAGTGTGCATGGCTTCAGCCATTCCCCTAGGAGATAAAAAAGCTCTAGATACCAATTGTTATGGATGTTTAGGAAACTGAGTAAATGCTAGGAATCTATGCAATGATTCGAAGAATTAGTGTGAAATTGTCCAGGAATTCctatggaaagaaagaaatccAAGCTGAATATTATTGATTATAGAATCAATTACAATGAGGAGGATTCAAGAATGTAGTTTTTTACACAATAGATGTGTAACTTGAATAGCTAAATTACCATTTATAGCAAGTAACTAATTAACTAACAACCAATTTAAGAATCCAGTTACAACTACCAAGGCTATACTAGAAATAACATAAGTAATAGCATTTCCCTAACAGAGGAGATGAGGAATATGTATAATGCGTATGCGCCAAACAGAGTAAAAGTCTGATTTAAGTATTATCACTCTGATTTATTTTGCTTTCAGCAACAAGTCAAAATAATTCCCATTAAAAATAAAGTCGAAATTCAACGGAAAGCTAATATCAACATTGCAATTCCAtgattattaaaacaaatagcGATCAGTAAGACTGTAGTTTGAATTATTTCTGGtgctgaaaacaaaaaaaaaaagggagaaataGATATAACCATTATTCTTCGTTGAGGTGGAGGCTACGACGTTTGGAGGGATCAGCATTATCGTCGTCGTGGTTATCCTCTTCTTCCTCGATGCCTCTCCAGCGGTCCAGTAGCTCCCGCTTACTAGCAAGTTTGCTCGCCATTGACAATGAAATGGTAGTGTCTATCCTACAAATTTTGAATTACATAAATACTAAGATGATGATTATCTTTATGATCCTAATTTCAGAAGGTGACGTCCTGaggactgaaaaaaaaaatagggtaaGACCATCggttttttattctttgttcGATTTCGCGCGCTTCATACCTTTATGatgaattttggtttgttttcgtCTCTCTTTTTAATggttaaatttattatgtaaaaaaaaaagttaaatttctataaaaaaaacagtataattaaccaaaattatcattttctagTTCTTCAAATCATCATGAACTAAATCTAGATAGGAAAAACCAATTTTGCTATTTAgagacaattaaaaaataatttaaggatgaattaaattgttctttttaaaaactttataaatgtttgtttgtacatttttttactttaaaaaaatgctattcTTTTAacgaatttttatcttttaagagtttaatgattaatacaattaatttgacatgaaagtttgaaacaaaatagctagtttgtttatttattttttaagttagttgattgtttagagaataattaaaagataaacatataaaaatatcgcAATAAAAGGtaggaattttatttatttcttacctATGTTTGTATCtcaaatttagataatttttgttttcagccttccaaacaatttttctcttttttactattttcttttaaacattATTAACGACttagattatatatttttttttaacatttgtgACATATTTGGCggacaaaatttatttttcataatttaaaattcaaatatgatttCTAATGATTTTAAACCTCTAGAAACaactaaagaagaaaaaaaaaactctctcaTTCTCCTCATCCCCGTCAACCTCAAACGCATCCTCAACACACCATTGAAAAATCAGTTAAAGTATATCACAAGGATCACAAAAATATGAGATTCAaagtaaaagaatataaaatgagaagagttaaaatatctctaaaaatatttttctca is a window encoding:
- the LOC102667327 gene encoding uncharacterized protein, whose product is MASKSPEYVKMLVEGVRDLEQWHEWDAGLSFRDKILHIAPQKGDKGKVAYLETLGFSLSSSMNIARYFSADTLTLPSLMHKMDLADKDYAKLLLKYPWLLSTSIQDNSAKFNISYAPQSKCIKKTRMQKRVDACME